Proteins co-encoded in one Plectropomus leopardus isolate mb unplaced genomic scaffold, YSFRI_Pleo_2.0 unplaced_scaffold24020, whole genome shotgun sequence genomic window:
- the LOC121966328 gene encoding kinesin heavy chain-like, with product MNEHSSRSHSIFLINIKQENIETEKKLSGKLYLVDLAGSEKVSKTGAEGAVLDEAKNINKSLSALGNVISALAEGTKSHVPYRDSKMTRILQDSLGGNCRTTIIICCSPSIYNEAETKSTLMFGQRCKTLTFYFHGPSMDPSMFGNCKNDGDSGAANKRADGFNFPAARRGLFLFTDSSHETRSAIVLFLAYAHDAVLFLIIVFLSSKT from the exons ATGAACGAGCACAGCTCTCGCAGCCACAGCATCTTCCTCATCAACATCAAGCAGGAAAACATCGAGACGGAGAAGAAGCTGTCGGGGAAGCTCTACCTGGTCGACCTGGCGGGCAGCGAGAAG GTCAGTAAGACGGGAGCTGAGGGCGCCGTGCTGGACGAGGCGAAGAACATCAACAAATCTCTGTCAGCGCTGGGAAACGTCATTTCAGCGCTGGCCGAGGGAACG aaatCCCACGTGCCGTACAGAGACAGCAAGATGACTCGGATCCTGCAGGACTCTCTGGGGGGAAACTGTcgcaccaccatcatcatctgctGCTCGCCGTCCATCTACAACGAGGCCGAGACCAAGTCCACGCTCATGTTCGGACAAAGGTGCAAAACtctaactttttattttcatggacCATCAATGGACCCGTCGATGTTTGGTAATTGTAAAAATGACGGTGACTCAGGGGCTGCAAACAAGCGAGCAGATGGCTTTAATTTTCCTGCTGCGCGTCggggtttatttctatttacaGATTCCTCTCACGAAACTCGTTCcgctattgttttgtttttggcttatGCTCATGATGCCgtcttatttttaattattgtttttttgtcttctaaAACTTAG